From the genome of Candidatus Dormiibacterota bacterium, one region includes:
- a CDS encoding methylmalonyl-CoA mutase family protein → MARPAPKPASEQPSEPVTDSGLPLKPVYQAADAGPEAPPPGQYPFTRGIYPEMYRRRPWTIRQYAGFGSAAETNRRFRYLLEQGQTGLSVAFDLPTQIGHDADAPMARGEVGKVGVSISSLKDMETLLDGIPLDKVSTSMTINAPAAILLLLYELVAEQQGMPGNRLNGTVQNDILKEYAARGTYVFPPRPSMRLTTDLFAYCKERLPNWNTISISGYHLREAGATAVQELGFTMAHAVAYVDAARAAGLAVVDFAPRLSFFFAVFSDFFEEVAKFRAARRLWARLMKERYGVNDARAQTLRFHTQTGGSTLTAQQPHNNIVRVALQAMSAVLGGTQSLHANSFDEALGLPSEMAATLSVRTQQIIAHETNVASVADPMGGSYLVEALTRELDAGAMALIAEVDRRGGAIAAIETGFTQDAIQESAYRFQQAVETGRRVVVGVNRFQGDDEVVEIVKISPQHEREQIAALTRLRAERDARKVDSCLQEVRRAAEGTQNLLPPMREAFRAYATIGEVCGVLRDVFGEYRPGSRS, encoded by the coding sequence AAGCCCGCCTCCGAACAACCGTCCGAGCCCGTTACCGACAGCGGCCTGCCGCTCAAGCCGGTCTACCAGGCGGCCGACGCCGGGCCGGAGGCACCGCCGCCGGGGCAGTACCCCTTCACCCGTGGCATCTATCCCGAGATGTATCGCCGCCGCCCCTGGACGATTCGCCAGTACGCCGGCTTCGGGAGCGCCGCCGAGACCAACCGCCGCTTCCGCTATCTGCTCGAGCAAGGCCAGACCGGGCTCTCGGTCGCCTTCGATCTGCCGACGCAGATCGGCCATGATGCCGACGCGCCGATGGCGAGGGGCGAGGTCGGCAAGGTCGGTGTGTCGATCTCCTCGCTCAAGGACATGGAAACGCTGCTCGACGGGATCCCGCTGGACAAAGTCAGCACCTCGATGACGATCAATGCCCCGGCCGCGATCCTGTTGCTTCTCTACGAGCTCGTCGCCGAGCAGCAGGGCATGCCGGGCAACCGGCTGAACGGCACCGTCCAGAACGACATCCTCAAGGAGTACGCCGCCCGAGGCACCTACGTCTTTCCGCCGCGTCCGTCGATGCGTCTCACCACAGACCTCTTCGCCTATTGCAAGGAGCGGCTCCCCAACTGGAACACGATCTCGATCTCCGGCTATCACTTGCGCGAGGCGGGCGCGACGGCGGTCCAGGAGCTTGGGTTCACCATGGCGCATGCGGTCGCCTACGTCGACGCGGCCCGGGCCGCGGGGCTGGCGGTCGTGGACTTTGCGCCGCGCCTCTCCTTCTTCTTCGCCGTCTTCTCCGATTTCTTCGAAGAAGTGGCGAAGTTCCGGGCCGCCCGCCGGCTGTGGGCGCGCCTGATGAAGGAGCGGTACGGCGTCAACGACGCGCGGGCGCAGACGCTCCGCTTCCACACCCAGACGGGGGGCAGCACGCTGACGGCGCAGCAGCCGCACAACAACATCGTTCGGGTGGCGCTGCAGGCGATGAGCGCGGTGCTGGGCGGCACGCAGAGTCTGCATGCCAACTCATTCGACGAGGCGCTGGGGCTCCCGTCGGAGATGGCCGCGACCCTCTCGGTGCGGACCCAGCAGATCATCGCCCACGAGACCAACGTCGCGAGTGTCGCGGACCCGATGGGCGGCAGTTACCTCGTGGAGGCGCTCACCCGCGAACTGGATGCTGGGGCGATGGCCCTGATCGCCGAGGTCGACCGCCGCGGCGGCGCGATTGCGGCGATCGAGACCGGGTTCACCCAGGACGCCATCCAGGAAAGCGCCTACCGGTTTCAGCAGGCCGTCGAAACCGGGCGCCGCGTGGTGGTCGGCGTCAACCGCTTCCAGGGCGACGACGAGGTGGTGGAGATCGTCAAAATCAGCCCTCAGCACGAGCGCGAGCAGATCGCGGCGCTGACGCGGCTGCGCGCGGAGCGCGATGCCAGAAAGGTCGATTCATGCCTCCAGGAGGTACGCCGGGCGGCGGAGGGTACACAGAACCTGTTGCCGCCGATGCGGGAAGCGTTTCGAGCCTATGCCACCATAGGAGAGGTGTGCGGAGTGCTGCGCGACGTGTTCGGTGAGTACCGGCCGGGGTCGCGCAGCTAA
- a CDS encoding acyl-CoA carboxylase subunit beta: protein MHRGGDPDDKQHPKGKLTARERIELLVDPGTFTELDAFAVHRTEAFGMGEKKIAGDGVVTGYGAVDGRELFIFSHDASVFGGSLGEVFAEKVCKVMDLAVRAGRPCVGINDSGGARIQEGVVSLAGYADIFLRNVQSSGVVPQISVIAGPCTGGAVYSPAITDFVFMVEHLGYMFITGPEVVRVTTGETVGFDELGGAEVHNIKSGVAHFLDESENEAFSSVRRLLSYLPGSNRERPPATTPADDPQRRDRMLQSLIPENPNQPYDMKAAITAVVDQGSFMEVQEHFAQNLVIGFARLDGEVVGIVGNQPRILAGALDINASVKGARFVRFCDAFNTPLVTFVDVPGFLPGTAQEYNGIIRHGAKLLYAFAEATVPKLTVITRKAYGGAYDVMSSKHIGGDFNYAWPAAEIAVMGPQAAVNIIFKREIAAAKDPAKKAEQLVDDYKEKFANPYIAAERGFLDDVIEPQDTRPTLIRSLHLLKDKQVERPHRRHGNIPL, encoded by the coding sequence ATGCATCGCGGCGGCGACCCGGATGATAAGCAGCACCCGAAAGGGAAGCTGACCGCCCGCGAGCGAATCGAGCTGCTGGTCGACCCGGGGACGTTCACCGAGCTCGACGCCTTCGCCGTCCATCGCACCGAAGCCTTCGGAATGGGGGAGAAGAAGATCGCCGGCGACGGCGTCGTCACCGGCTACGGGGCGGTCGACGGCCGGGAGCTGTTCATCTTCTCGCACGACGCGAGCGTCTTCGGTGGCTCGCTGGGCGAGGTGTTCGCCGAAAAGGTCTGCAAGGTCATGGACCTCGCCGTCCGCGCCGGCCGGCCCTGCGTCGGCATCAACGACTCTGGCGGTGCGCGCATCCAGGAAGGGGTCGTCAGCCTGGCCGGCTATGCGGACATCTTCCTCCGCAACGTCCAGTCGTCCGGCGTGGTGCCGCAGATCTCGGTGATTGCCGGACCCTGCACCGGGGGCGCCGTCTACTCGCCCGCGATCACGGATTTCGTCTTCATGGTCGAGCACCTTGGCTACATGTTCATCACCGGGCCCGAAGTGGTCCGGGTGACGACCGGCGAGACGGTCGGCTTCGACGAGCTTGGTGGCGCCGAGGTTCACAACATCAAGAGTGGGGTCGCGCACTTCCTGGACGAGTCCGAGAACGAGGCCTTCAGCAGCGTCCGCCGGCTGCTCTCTTACCTGCCGGGAAGCAATCGCGAGCGGCCGCCCGCCACGACGCCGGCGGATGATCCGCAGCGGCGTGACCGGATGCTGCAGTCGCTCATTCCGGAAAACCCGAATCAGCCCTATGACATGAAGGCGGCGATCACGGCGGTGGTTGATCAGGGCAGCTTCATGGAGGTCCAGGAGCACTTTGCCCAGAACCTCGTGATCGGCTTTGCGCGGCTCGATGGGGAAGTGGTCGGGATCGTCGGCAACCAGCCGCGCATCCTCGCCGGCGCGCTCGACATCAATGCCTCCGTCAAGGGCGCGCGCTTCGTCCGCTTCTGCGACGCCTTCAACACCCCGCTCGTCACCTTCGTCGACGTGCCGGGCTTCCTCCCGGGAACGGCCCAGGAGTACAACGGCATCATTCGGCATGGCGCCAAGCTGCTCTACGCCTTTGCCGAGGCGACGGTGCCGAAGCTCACCGTGATCACCCGCAAGGCCTATGGCGGCGCCTACGACGTCATGTCGTCGAAGCACATCGGCGGCGATTTCAACTACGCCTGGCCGGCGGCGGAGATCGCGGTGATGGGACCCCAGGCCGCGGTCAACATCATCTTCAAGCGGGAGATCGCGGCCGCCAAGGATCCGGCAAAGAAGGCAGAGCAGCTGGTCGACGACTACAAGGAAAAGTTCGCCAACCCCTACATCGCCGCCGAGCGCGGCTTCCTCGATGACGTCATCGAGCCCCAGGACACGCGACCCACATTGATCCGGTCACTCCACCTGCTCAAGGACAAGCAGGTGGAGCGGCCGCACCGCCGTCACGGAAACATCCCGCTATGA
- the sucC gene encoding ADP-forming succinate--CoA ligase subunit beta — protein sequence MKFLEYQVKERFRAAGVPVPDGRVVRTADEAALAAGALGPIAVKAQVPVGGRGKAGGIKLASTPADAKRVAGEILGMTIKGYIVKEVLCETAQEITRELYLGLTLDRDARKPVLILSAQGGMEIEEVAETHPEAIAKLHPDPWRGPLPFEVRDLIFRAGLGPLQAQLTPLVVKLYALARTYDALTIEINPLALTRDGGLVAADGKLEIDENAMFRHKDLHGADDTEEDPLEAEAKRRKLTYVRLDGSIGVIGNGAGLVMNTLDLVQREGGRAANFLDIGGGAKAEVVHSALELLASDPQVKGILINIFGGITRGDEVAHGIIDATRDLRLTLPLVVRMTGTREEEGRRLLEEAGITPAVSATAAARRIVELSRGSAA from the coding sequence ATGAAATTCCTCGAGTACCAGGTAAAGGAGCGTTTCCGGGCCGCCGGGGTTCCCGTGCCCGACGGTCGCGTGGTCCGCACCGCTGACGAGGCGGCGCTCGCCGCTGGCGCGCTCGGCCCGATCGCCGTCAAGGCGCAGGTCCCCGTCGGGGGACGCGGAAAGGCGGGAGGGATCAAGCTCGCCAGCACACCGGCCGACGCCAAGCGCGTCGCCGGCGAGATCCTGGGCATGACGATCAAGGGCTACATCGTCAAGGAGGTCTTGTGCGAGACCGCACAGGAGATCACCCGCGAGCTCTACCTGGGACTGACGCTCGATCGCGATGCCCGCAAGCCGGTGCTGATTCTCAGCGCCCAGGGTGGCATGGAGATCGAAGAGGTGGCCGAGACCCATCCCGAGGCGATCGCCAAGCTCCATCCGGACCCGTGGCGGGGGCCATTACCGTTTGAGGTACGCGACCTCATCTTTCGGGCCGGGCTCGGTCCGCTGCAGGCCCAGCTAACGCCGCTGGTCGTGAAGCTGTACGCGCTGGCCCGGACCTATGACGCGCTCACAATCGAAATCAACCCGCTGGCGCTCACGCGCGATGGAGGCCTGGTGGCGGCAGATGGCAAGCTCGAGATCGACGAGAATGCGATGTTCCGTCACAAAGACCTGCACGGGGCCGATGACACTGAGGAGGATCCGCTGGAAGCCGAGGCCAAACGGCGCAAGCTCACCTACGTGCGTCTCGACGGCTCCATTGGCGTCATCGGCAACGGCGCCGGGCTGGTGATGAACACGCTCGACCTGGTGCAGCGCGAAGGCGGCCGGGCCGCCAACTTCCTCGACATCGGGGGCGGGGCGAAGGCCGAGGTGGTGCACAGCGCGCTGGAATTGCTGGCGAGCGACCCCCAGGTCAAAGGCATCCTGATCAACATCTTCGGTGGCATCACCCGCGGCGACGAGGTGGCCCACGGCATCATCGATGCCACGCGCGATCTCCGCCTCACCTTGCCGCTCGTTGTGCGCATGACCGGCACGCGCGAAGAGGAAGGCCGCCGCCTCCTCGAGGAGGCGGGCATTACGCCGGCGGTCAGTGCGACGGCCGCCGCCCGGAGGATCGTCGAGCTGTCGAGGGGGTCCGCGGCATGA
- the sucD gene encoding succinate--CoA ligase subunit alpha: MSILLTRESRVIVQGLTGREGSFHTEQMKAYGTNVVAGVSPGKGGTTHLGIPVFDTVAEAKLETGADVTGIFVPAPFAADAIMEAAAAGVGLIVCITEGIPLYDMVRARAFVADAGVKLIGPNCPGLATSGEAKVGIIPNHITSVGSVGIVSRSGTLTYEVIQGLSQAGVGQTTSVGIGGDPILGLSFTEVLRLFKDDPATRAVVVIGEIGGSDEEAAAEQVIGQGFGKPVIGFISGRTAPPGKRMGHAGAIISGNTGTAASKLQALKRAGAQVCDTIEEVVAAAGAAVGQPSSAAHR; the protein is encoded by the coding sequence ATGAGCATTCTCCTCACGCGCGAGAGCCGCGTCATCGTGCAGGGCCTGACCGGTCGCGAAGGCAGCTTTCATACCGAGCAGATGAAGGCATACGGGACCAATGTCGTCGCTGGTGTGAGCCCGGGCAAGGGTGGGACCACGCATCTCGGCATCCCGGTGTTTGATACCGTCGCGGAGGCCAAGCTCGAGACCGGGGCCGACGTCACCGGCATCTTCGTGCCGGCACCCTTCGCGGCAGACGCCATCATGGAGGCCGCCGCTGCCGGCGTCGGGCTGATCGTCTGCATTACGGAGGGCATTCCGCTCTATGACATGGTCCGCGCGCGCGCCTTTGTGGCAGATGCCGGCGTGAAGCTCATAGGACCGAACTGCCCCGGACTGGCAACGTCCGGTGAGGCGAAGGTCGGCATCATCCCCAACCACATCACCAGCGTGGGATCCGTCGGCATCGTCTCACGCAGCGGAACGCTGACCTATGAAGTCATCCAGGGGCTGAGCCAGGCGGGCGTGGGGCAGACCACCTCGGTGGGGATTGGCGGCGATCCAATCCTCGGACTCTCCTTCACCGAGGTGCTGCGGCTCTTCAAGGATGATCCCGCAACGCGCGCCGTCGTGGTGATCGGCGAGATCGGCGGCAGCGATGAGGAGGCCGCGGCCGAGCAAGTGATCGGCCAGGGTTTCGGAAAACCGGTCATCGGCTTCATCAGCGGGCGCACCGCTCCACCAGGAAAGCGCATGGGTCACGCCGGCGCCATCATCTCCGGAAACACCGGCACCGCGGCCTCGAAGCTGCAGGCCTTGAAGCGGGCGGGTGCGCAGGTGTGCGACACCATTGAGGAGGTGGTGGCGGCCGCCGGGGCCGCCGTGGGCCAACCGTCAAGCGCCGCGCACCGCTAA
- a CDS encoding cellulase family glycosylhydrolase, producing MVVLTVIAYLPAGSMTASVPPPRYGDGSQVWLRTANGQIVDGLGRKVLLRGFNDDALVSYPNDPPAPLDEMDATLMAQAGFDVVRLGIDWSRLEPDRGRINQAYLDRVAGAVAMLNRHGLWVILDMHFRLGWSPRFGYSGAPAWATIGIPNWNPLHQSWSPALSPAAFTSDTYFWLTSDWKRDFYMTWQAVAARFRDNAGVAGYDIFNEAHPLPIPPRIFEKSYLWPMFKEAIEAIGTVDSNHLFFVEGILLLSLNTVVVHLKAPNVVYGTHVYEGSLVPPQWNGDPSYLRQRFQQRVREAAQVPAPLWVGEIGYDLGATGATSYADAALDEADDLGIGWAWWQWRESRWWGMVDRAGQLVNTEVLRHLARPYMIAAPTGVHAGRGDGLRGTLTIRVDAGHADQPVAIGWSALTLTGPIVGGTCVNSSHWDATTGRLTLQLEAGVGCQVTLRTA from the coding sequence GTGGTCGTCCTCACTGTGATCGCCTACCTCCCGGCGGGCAGCATGACGGCGTCCGTCCCCCCGCCGCGCTACGGCGATGGATCGCAAGTCTGGCTACGGACGGCCAATGGACAGATCGTCGATGGCCTCGGGCGCAAGGTGTTGCTGCGCGGTTTCAACGACGACGCGCTGGTTTCCTATCCAAACGATCCGCCCGCGCCCCTGGACGAGATGGATGCGACGTTGATGGCGCAGGCGGGCTTCGACGTCGTCCGCCTCGGGATCGACTGGTCGCGGCTCGAGCCGGACCGCGGCCGCATCAACCAGGCCTATCTCGATCGGGTCGCCGGCGCGGTGGCCATGCTGAACCGGCACGGCCTCTGGGTCATCCTCGATATGCATTTTCGCCTTGGATGGAGCCCACGCTTCGGCTACTCCGGCGCGCCGGCATGGGCGACGATCGGCATTCCCAACTGGAATCCGTTGCATCAATCCTGGAGCCCGGCGCTCTCGCCCGCCGCTTTTACGTCCGACACCTATTTCTGGCTGACGTCCGATTGGAAAAGGGACTTCTACATGACCTGGCAGGCGGTCGCGGCCCGCTTCAGGGACAACGCCGGGGTCGCCGGGTACGACATCTTCAATGAGGCGCACCCGCTGCCCATCCCGCCTCGCATCTTCGAGAAGTCCTATCTCTGGCCGATGTTCAAGGAGGCGATCGAGGCGATCGGTACCGTCGACTCGAACCACCTCTTCTTCGTCGAGGGCATCCTGCTGCTCTCGCTGAACACGGTGGTCGTCCACCTCAAGGCGCCGAATGTCGTGTATGGCACCCACGTCTACGAGGGCTCCCTCGTCCCGCCCCAGTGGAACGGCGACCCTAGCTATCTCCGCCAGCGGTTTCAGCAGCGCGTCAGGGAAGCGGCTCAGGTGCCCGCGCCCCTTTGGGTCGGTGAGATCGGCTACGACCTGGGCGCGACGGGGGCGACCTCCTATGCGGACGCGGCCCTCGATGAAGCCGACGACCTCGGGATCGGCTGGGCCTGGTGGCAGTGGCGCGAGAGCCGGTGGTGGGGCATGGTGGACCGGGCCGGCCAGCTCGTGAACACCGAGGTGCTGCGCCACCTCGCCCGCCCCTACATGATCGCCGCGCCGACGGGCGTTCATGCCGGCCGCGGCGATGGTCTACGCGGGACGCTCACGATCCGGGTGGACGCGGGGCACGCGGATCAGCCCGTCGCGATCGGGTGGTCGGCGCTCACGCTGACGGGACCGATCGTCGGCGGCACCTGCGTCAATAGTTCCCATTGGGACGCGACAACGGGGAGGTTGACGCTTCAACTCGAAGCAGGTGTGGGATGTCAGGTAACGCTGCGGACCGCATAG
- a CDS encoding SGNH/GDSL hydrolase family protein: MESIRYLALGDSYTIGTGLEHEAQNFPSLLAGRLRQLLSIDVVLINLGVNGYTTTDLIREELPVARRSAPELVSILIGANDVVQGSDDATYRARLTQIYETVKSLGLRSARVMAVSVPDFSPLPGAAPFGTPSHLRARIDAINDIARSEAASRGFQYADISAISRETNRGDGWLAGDGLHPGPAQHRAFADHLWEVVGPTWTSVRG; this comes from the coding sequence GTGGAATCTATCCGATACCTGGCACTCGGCGATAGCTACACAATCGGGACGGGGCTCGAGCATGAGGCGCAGAACTTCCCGAGCCTGCTGGCCGGGCGCCTGAGGCAGCTGCTGAGCATCGACGTCGTACTCATCAATCTCGGGGTCAATGGATACACCACGACCGATCTGATCCGTGAAGAGTTGCCGGTCGCGCGGAGGTCAGCACCGGAGCTCGTCAGCATTCTGATCGGGGCCAACGACGTCGTGCAGGGATCTGACGATGCGACCTACCGCGCGAGGTTGACGCAGATCTATGAAACCGTCAAGAGCCTTGGATTGCGCTCAGCACGAGTTATGGCTGTCTCCGTCCCGGACTTCTCGCCGCTTCCAGGCGCAGCGCCCTTCGGCACGCCCAGTCACCTGCGGGCGCGAATCGATGCCATCAACGACATCGCCCGTTCAGAAGCCGCCTCTCGCGGTTTCCAGTACGCGGACATCAGCGCGATCAGCCGGGAAACCAACCGCGGCGATGGCTGGCTCGCCGGCGACGGCCTTCATCCAGGTCCGGCGCAGCATCGGGCCTTTGCTGACCACCTCTGGGAGGTGGTGGGTCCGACATGGACGTCCGTACGGGGATGA